From the genome of Candidatus Methylacidiphilales bacterium:
CGACATTCGTCGGGGGGCCGACTCCTTGTCGGCCTTGCGGGTTCGAATCCCGTTGGTCGCCCATTTTAAGATTTGCATATCTTGACCCTTGCAGGCCAAGATGAACCGCATGTTCCTTGTAATCGGCAGCAGCGGGTATGTGGGTTCGGCATTCCGCCGCTATCTCGGAACCAACAACCTTCCCCACACCTGCCTGTCCTTAAAAAATCCCAGCCGTCCGCACCGGGAAGTTCTCACAGAAGCCTTGAAAAACTGCCGGCCGGACTTTGTAATCAGCGCCGCCGGTTATGTCGGAACTCCCAATGTCGATGCCACTGAAACCCACAAGTTAGAATGCCTGGATGCCAACATCTCCATTCCTGTGTTGATCGCGGATGTCTGCCGGGAACATGGTGTACCCTTCGGGCATGTTTCCACCGGATGCGTCTATTCGGGCTCCAAACCGGGAGGTGCCGGCTTCAACGAAGACGATCCGCCCAACTTCGATTTCCGCCACAATAACTCGGGCTTTTACAGCGGATGCAAAGCCTTGGCTGAAGAAATGCTCGCGGAATACCCCGCCGTTTATATTTGGCGGCTCAGATATCCCTACAGCGCATTCAACCACCCCAAAAACTACCTCTCGAAATTGTTGCGCTACTCAACCCTCGTCGAGGCCAGAAATTCCATATCCGAAATCGAGGAATTCGCCGCCGCTTGCGTCCAGTGCCACCTGAAAAAAATCCCGTTTGGGAAATATAACATCACCAATCCGGGCTCTGTGACCACACGGGAAGTCGTGGCTCTCCTTCAAAAATACAACATGGCGCCGGGAAAAGAGTTCCGTTTTTTTGCCGACGAAGCCGAGTTCCTCAGAACTGCCGCAAAAGTACCGCGCGCAAATTGCGTTCTCGATTCCAGTCGGATCACCGGCAGGGGAATCCATCTGACCGAAGTTCATGAAGCCATCGAGTCCTGCCTGAAAAACTGGCGGGCATGATTTTAAGGCCAAGGCGCGGAAAAAACACTTTTTTACAGGAAGATCGCAAAGCAACGCGAAGAAAAATATTTTAAACCACGAATGAACGCTGATTAACACCGATGGGAACTGCTGGCGGGAAGCCGGGAAGGCTGGGCCGCGAAAATGCTTTGTATCCGCGTTTATCCTTGTCCACCTGCTCGCGACGGATGTCGGAGTCCGCGGTTCGATCCGGGTTTTAAGTCTTAAGTTTCTGAATTCCGCATTCTGAATTCTTCATTTTCCCCCGCGTTCCCTACGGCTGCTCGGCGGAGGTCGCCGTCTTCTGCCGGCCGGGCCTCAGCATCGTCC
Proteins encoded in this window:
- a CDS encoding sugar nucleotide-binding protein, whose amino-acid sequence is MNRMFLVIGSSGYVGSAFRRYLGTNNLPHTCLSLKNPSRPHREVLTEALKNCRPDFVISAAGYVGTPNVDATETHKLECLDANISIPVLIADVCREHGVPFGHVSTGCVYSGSKPGGAGFNEDDPPNFDFRHNNSGFYSGCKALAEEMLAEYPAVYIWRLRYPYSAFNHPKNYLSKLLRYSTLVEARNSISEIEEFAAACVQCHLKKIPFGKYNITNPGSVTTREVVALLQKYNMAPGKEFRFFADEAEFLRTAAKVPRANCVLDSSRITGRGIHLTEVHEAIESCLKNWRA